A single region of the Pararhodospirillum photometricum DSM 122 genome encodes:
- the malQ gene encoding 4-alpha-glucanotransferase, translated as MVMSDDASGALRRLAARAGVIDTYHDAFGQHMVTSDAALMAALTALGWPLTAVEDAPRVLHDWDLARPVPLLPPVIVHRVGRGPVVVPLGWPETAGPGHWSILWEASLALPATEGFFDPATLPWMAAGPDHDGCRRLELSLPSTPWGYHRLRVQGLGVPAQDIPLILTPERCWLPEGTEDPETPTRLWGLTCQVHGLRGRRDWGMGDFGTLAALARQVGREGGDVLGINPVHALFPTRPLHASPYSPNSRLFLNPLYICIDDIPEAAGCPEIARLAADLEEVRAPDLVDHEAVAARKGPALEAAHARFVATEQGRSTPRAQAYAQFVAAGGVILERFAVFLTLGDLYAERGCSWRDWPAEVHDPESPAVAQIALEHRQRVDFHLWCQFEADRQLGRVAEVAAQSGQRLGLYRDLALGSDPTGADSWMLGDMLVNGLAVGAPPDPWNAAGQNWGFSPFHPERLRRAGYEPFARMIRATMRHAGALRIDHVLGQLRLFCIPRGMAGRDGLYLRMPFDDLLAVLALESHRARCLVVGEDLGTVPDGFRDRMHEAAILSCRLFYFERQDHRALIAPEAYPRLAAVSASTHDLPTLHGFWSGTDLAWKNTLGLFPSPAIRDMESMERHNDRPLIRETLAQAGQPLDPSEGFTPPANLVPAVTAWLARTPSLLVTVQIEDVLEEREQANLPGTLDEHPNWRRRVGVAVEDLEADGRLDRIARLFAASRRGTVEWPG; from the coding sequence ATGGTGATGTCTGACGACGCCTCGGGCGCCTTGCGCCGTCTGGCCGCGCGGGCCGGAGTGATCGACACCTATCATGACGCCTTCGGCCAGCACATGGTCACGTCCGACGCGGCGCTGATGGCGGCACTCACCGCGTTGGGCTGGCCCCTGACCGCGGTGGAGGACGCCCCGCGCGTGCTGCATGACTGGGACCTCGCGCGCCCTGTCCCCTTGTTGCCACCGGTCATCGTCCACCGGGTGGGTCGGGGACCGGTGGTGGTACCGTTGGGCTGGCCGGAGACGGCGGGTCCCGGGCACTGGAGTATCTTGTGGGAGGCGAGCCTTGCCCTGCCGGCCACGGAGGGGTTCTTCGATCCGGCGACCCTGCCCTGGATGGCGGCGGGACCGGATCACGACGGCTGCCGGCGGCTGGAGCTCTCCTTGCCTTCGACGCCTTGGGGCTACCACCGCTTGCGGGTGCAGGGCCTGGGAGTGCCGGCGCAGGACATCCCCTTGATTCTGACGCCCGAACGGTGCTGGCTGCCCGAGGGGACCGAAGACCCTGAAACCCCCACCCGGCTCTGGGGACTGACCTGCCAAGTGCACGGCCTGCGCGGTCGGCGCGACTGGGGCATGGGAGATTTCGGCACCCTGGCGGCGCTGGCCCGGCAGGTGGGGCGCGAGGGCGGTGACGTGCTGGGAATCAACCCGGTGCACGCCTTGTTCCCAACCCGACCGCTGCACGCGAGCCCGTATTCGCCCAATTCCCGCCTGTTTCTCAACCCGTTGTACATTTGTATCGATGACATTCCCGAGGCGGCGGGCTGCCCGGAAATCGCCCGTCTGGCCGCCGACTTGGAAGAGGTGCGCGCGCCCGATCTGGTGGACCACGAAGCCGTCGCGGCCCGCAAGGGGCCCGCGCTGGAAGCGGCCCACGCCCGCTTTGTTGCGACCGAGCAGGGCCGCTCAACCCCCCGGGCCCAGGCCTATGCCCAGTTCGTGGCCGCGGGGGGCGTGATTCTGGAACGCTTTGCCGTGTTCTTGACCCTGGGCGACCTGTATGCCGAGCGGGGCTGTTCGTGGCGGGACTGGCCGGCCGAGGTGCACGATCCCGAAAGCCCGGCCGTCGCCCAGATCGCCTTGGAGCATCGGCAGCGGGTGGATTTCCATTTGTGGTGCCAGTTCGAGGCGGACCGGCAGTTGGGACGGGTGGCCGAAGTGGCGGCCCAATCGGGACAACGCCTTGGCCTGTATCGCGATCTAGCCTTGGGCTCGGACCCCACGGGCGCGGATAGCTGGATGCTGGGCGACATGCTGGTGAACGGGCTGGCCGTGGGGGCGCCCCCCGATCCGTGGAACGCGGCGGGCCAGAACTGGGGCTTTTCGCCGTTTCATCCCGAGCGGCTGCGCCGGGCTGGCTACGAGCCTTTCGCCCGCATGATCCGGGCCACCATGCGCCACGCGGGCGCCTTGCGCATCGACCATGTGCTGGGGCAGTTGCGGCTGTTTTGCATCCCGCGCGGCATGGCCGGACGCGACGGCCTCTACCTGCGGATGCCCTTTGACGATTTGCTGGCGGTGCTGGCCCTGGAGAGCCATCGGGCGCGGTGCTTGGTGGTGGGCGAGGACCTGGGCACGGTGCCCGATGGCTTTCGCGACCGCATGCATGAAGCGGCCATCTTGTCATGCCGTTTGTTCTATTTCGAGCGCCAGGACCACCGGGCGCTCATTGCCCCGGAGGCCTATCCCCGGCTGGCGGCGGTGTCGGCCTCGACCCACGACCTGCCGACCCTGCACGGGTTCTGGTCGGGAACGGATCTGGCGTGGAAAAACACCCTGGGCCTGTTTCCGTCGCCCGCCATCCGGGACATGGAGAGCATGGAGCGGCACAACGACCGTCCCTTGATCCGCGAGACCCTGGCGCAGGCCGGACAGCCGCTGGACCCGTCCGAGGGGTTCACACCGCCGGCCAATCTGGTGCCTGCGGTCACGGCTTGGCTGGCTCGCACGCCCAGCTTGCTGGTGACGGTTCAGATTGAGGACGTTTTGGAAGAACGCGAGCAGGCGAACCTTCCGGGCACCTTGGACGAGCACCCCAACTGGCGCCGCCGGGTTGGGGTGGCCGTCGAAGACCTGGAGGCGGACGGCCGCTTGGACCGGATCGCACGCCTGTTCGCCGCATCGCGACGCGGCACCGTGGAGTGGCCTGGATGA
- a CDS encoding DUF3772 domain-containing protein: protein MSLPLLPRGFAPLACFVVLLTLCSVGPGGGTPVWAQDEAKPAAPLAERMDTGVKAWEKALNAIDAALNKPGVAATDTSLDDYAAKLRQIREQVPSLLTEATERVGEAERLLAALGPAPEGDKTTEPTDIRQRRTTYTTELTAWRARVAKAELAATRAEALMGRIAALRRSTLVTTLFDPTPVPWSASVLATAGNDALRALGQIGDAPDAWFASAPPDQPRGQTLGLVALWGLGGIVLGLLGRWLVLRQFGRKPGLVHPTYSQRTLGALAEGLGNGLLPSMVLGGVILWAQGALADQDLLRHLMTSTVAAILITVIARAFTRAALAPGLPDWRLTGHDDTQARKLARIIQGLALVLAVDLMLWQTTGDLDPAPETLWLVTSALKLAEGVILVRLSGRDLWRRQAGPEGEAVAQVAAVAEDDDARQGRLLLLLGRGVVILVALVGMGAGLFGYGRLGSFLINGLLATCALTGVGLVIRGVLRDVLGLLSRAPWLRARLGWEETALGRTRFWLNAALDLLLVSGYTLLVAPVWGIPAMEVFDTVVTLLTGIKVGSVTISVLNISVGIGVFLAAMALTRMVQGTLQRKVLVQTGMDPGVRHSLTTGLGYLGAVVASALAVATMGIDLTNVALIAGALSVGIGFGLQNIVNNFVSGLIILVERPIKVGDWVIIAQHEGLVKRISFRATELETFTQASIILPNAEILSRPFINLTHRNRLGRVDVKVGVAYDADPVRVKEILTEIARAHEHVLSLPAPWAVLTDFGDSALIFEVRAYTSNVMNRGSIASDIRLEINRRFNEEKIVIPYPHTVQLHRQPRPGDPVEGPVAASRPPGDWEMDAETV from the coding sequence ATGAGCCTACCATTGTTACCAAGGGGCTTTGCTCCCCTTGCCTGTTTTGTGGTCTTGTTAACGCTTTGTTCCGTTGGGCCCGGCGGGGGCACCCCGGTTTGGGCCCAAGATGAGGCCAAGCCGGCCGCGCCCTTGGCGGAGCGCATGGACACCGGCGTCAAAGCCTGGGAAAAAGCCCTCAACGCCATTGATGCGGCGCTCAACAAGCCCGGAGTGGCGGCCACCGACACCAGCTTGGATGACTATGCGGCCAAGCTGCGCCAAATCCGCGAGCAGGTGCCGTCGCTTTTGACGGAGGCAACCGAGCGCGTTGGCGAGGCCGAGCGGCTGCTGGCGGCCCTGGGGCCGGCCCCTGAGGGCGATAAGACCACCGAACCCACCGACATTCGCCAGCGTCGCACCACCTACACCACCGAGTTGACCGCGTGGCGAGCCCGAGTGGCCAAGGCCGAACTGGCCGCCACCCGGGCCGAGGCCCTGATGGGACGCATCGCCGCCTTGCGGCGCAGCACCCTGGTCACAACCTTGTTCGACCCCACCCCTGTGCCGTGGTCGGCGAGCGTTCTCGCCACGGCGGGCAACGACGCCCTGCGAGCACTTGGCCAGATCGGTGATGCTCCCGACGCTTGGTTCGCCTCGGCGCCGCCCGACCAGCCCCGCGGACAAACCCTGGGCCTCGTGGCCTTGTGGGGGCTGGGGGGGATTGTTCTAGGGCTGCTGGGACGCTGGCTGGTGTTGCGCCAGTTTGGACGCAAGCCGGGCCTAGTCCATCCCACCTACTCGCAGCGCACCTTGGGGGCCCTGGCCGAGGGCCTGGGCAATGGGCTGCTGCCCTCCATGGTGCTGGGGGGCGTGATCTTGTGGGCGCAAGGCGCGCTCGCCGACCAGGACCTGCTGCGCCATCTGATGACGAGCACGGTAGCGGCGATCTTGATCACGGTGATTGCCCGGGCCTTCACCCGGGCCGCCCTGGCGCCAGGCCTGCCAGACTGGCGCCTGACGGGCCACGATGATACTCAGGCCCGCAAACTGGCCCGCATCATCCAGGGGCTCGCCCTGGTGTTGGCCGTGGACCTGATGCTGTGGCAGACCACCGGCGACTTGGATCCGGCGCCGGAAACCCTGTGGCTGGTGACGTCAGCCCTCAAACTGGCCGAGGGGGTGATCCTGGTCCGGTTGAGCGGACGCGATCTGTGGCGGCGCCAAGCCGGCCCCGAGGGCGAGGCCGTGGCCCAGGTGGCCGCCGTCGCTGAGGACGACGATGCCCGTCAGGGCCGCTTGCTGTTGCTCCTGGGACGCGGGGTGGTGATTCTGGTGGCCCTGGTGGGCATGGGAGCCGGCCTGTTCGGGTATGGACGCCTGGGCTCTTTCCTGATCAACGGCCTGCTGGCCACCTGCGCCCTGACCGGCGTGGGGCTGGTGATCCGGGGTGTATTGCGCGATGTTCTTGGCCTGTTAAGCCGAGCCCCCTGGCTGCGGGCACGCCTGGGCTGGGAAGAAACGGCCCTGGGACGCACGCGGTTTTGGCTGAATGCGGCCCTCGATCTTCTTTTGGTGTCGGGCTACACGTTGCTGGTTGCGCCGGTTTGGGGCATCCCCGCGATGGAAGTTTTTGACACCGTGGTGACCTTACTCACCGGCATCAAGGTGGGATCGGTCACCATTTCGGTGCTCAACATTTCGGTCGGCATCGGGGTGTTCCTGGCGGCCATGGCCCTGACCCGGATGGTTCAGGGCACCTTGCAACGCAAGGTGTTGGTACAGACCGGCATGGACCCCGGGGTCCGCCACTCCCTGACCACCGGCCTTGGCTATCTGGGCGCCGTGGTCGCCTCGGCCCTGGCAGTGGCGACCATGGGCATTGACCTGACCAACGTCGCCCTCATCGCCGGCGCCTTGTCGGTTGGCATTGGTTTTGGCCTGCAAAACATCGTCAACAACTTCGTCTCGGGCCTGATCATTCTGGTGGAGCGGCCGATCAAGGTGGGTGACTGGGTGATCATTGCCCAGCATGAAGGGTTGGTGAAGCGCATCAGCTTCCGGGCGACCGAACTTGAAACCTTCACCCAAGCCTCGATCATTCTGCCCAACGCCGAAATCCTGTCGCGCCCCTTTATTAACCTGACCCACCGCAACCGGCTGGGCCGGGTGGACGTCAAGGTGGGGGTGGCCTACGACGCCGATCCGGTGAGGGTGAAGGAGATCCTGACCGAGATTGCCCGGGCCCACGAACATGTCCTGTCCTTGCCGGCGCCTTGGGCCGTGTTGACCGACTTTGGCGACAGCGCCCTCATCTTCGAGGTGCGGGCCTACACCTCGAACGTCATGAACCGGGGGTCGATTGCCAGCGACATTCGCCTGGAGATCAATCGGCGGTTCAATGAGGAGAAGATCGTTATTCCCTATCCGCATACGGTCCAACTGCACCGGCAGCCGCGCCCCGGCGATCCGGTCGAGGGGCCGGTGGCAGCGTCACGGCCGCCGGGTGACTGGGAGATGGACGCGGAAACGGTATAA
- a CDS encoding LuxR family transcriptional regulator: MISDAPIELIVTTFQTRLARCQSSAACWSLMRASFADLGFPHVSYGGLFAPHHRADLQRETLYQSHFPEDFIAHYDQAQHVRHDVAVQWAFRFDEAVSWLHLRTKTTQTPRQAEVWRDGIGFGVRNGISLPLRFGREASPGGLFLSATGLDDAGWEALNRTQGRAVVVMSHAFHEAMQRFPLFSDRVNPFDKVVQLSERERECLLWAARGCQVGEVADCLGVADRTVEHHLGSARRRLAARTTAQAVARAMGLGLLYDGIASPALPALWESAISDEPLAV, translated from the coding sequence ATGATCTCGGACGCTCCGATTGAACTGATCGTTACCACCTTTCAGACCCGTCTGGCCCGGTGCCAGTCCTCGGCGGCCTGCTGGAGCCTGATGCGCGCCAGCTTCGCCGATCTGGGCTTTCCGCATGTCTCCTATGGGGGGCTCTTCGCGCCCCATCATCGCGCCGATCTCCAGCGCGAAACCCTCTATCAATCTCACTTTCCAGAAGATTTCATCGCCCATTACGATCAGGCCCAGCATGTGCGCCACGATGTGGCCGTCCAGTGGGCCTTTCGGTTCGATGAGGCGGTCTCGTGGCTGCATTTGCGCACCAAGACCACGCAAACGCCGCGCCAAGCCGAGGTATGGCGCGATGGCATAGGGTTTGGCGTGCGCAATGGCATCAGCCTGCCCTTGCGCTTTGGGCGGGAAGCCAGCCCCGGCGGTCTGTTCCTGAGCGCCACTGGCCTTGATGATGCGGGGTGGGAGGCCTTGAATCGCACCCAGGGCCGCGCCGTCGTCGTCATGAGCCACGCCTTTCACGAGGCCATGCAGCGCTTCCCTTTGTTCAGCGACCGGGTCAATCCCTTCGACAAAGTCGTCCAGTTGAGCGAGCGTGAGCGTGAATGCCTGTTATGGGCGGCGCGTGGCTGCCAAGTGGGGGAGGTTGCCGATTGCCTGGGGGTGGCCGATCGCACCGTTGAGCACCATCTGGGCTCGGCCCGGCGCCGACTGGCCGCCCGCACCACTGCCCAGGCGGTGGCGCGAGCCATGGGTCTGGGTTTGCTCTATGATGGCATCGCCAGTCCGGCCCTTCCGGCTTTGTGGGAATCCGCTATTTCGGACGAACCATTGGCCGTATAG
- a CDS encoding L,D-transpeptidase family protein: MPVPRPPPPPPPPIRPPPSEAPAPLSVPEATSVSAAPLLGALGQDPLGSHLAALYAERLYAPFWVEPAGLTPRGRLLLDTLGRAPEEGLDSGAYDLESIGQRLQSGTVEDRLVAEALISRATARFFLDRLLGQTRRLVSFDEQRSLLQREEGRTLQGLLADAAAAPSLPAMLASLEPRSLQYRRLIGALAHAHKQHAAGARRPASGGEPALATMPGPSIRPGDQDPRVPLVRRRLGGGGGASPVYDATLVDAVRAFQSVHGLTPDGILGRETLSELAHGPAVGVDRLRLALERWRLLPRNLGSIHLLVNVPQYELFVYEGQREALRMRVAVGRPNDPTPLFSDDIDYMEFNPYWNVPASIAREEVLPRQAEDPAYLARRGFTLVPRDAGQREEDAEAVSARSYRLRQDPGPNNPLGTVKFMFPNKYAVYLHDTNAPRVFGRSFRAVSHGCVRVQEPAALADYLLGRFTARPGQTALSFKGTRPRVVRLAWPAPVHLTYFTAWIDAPGGPVRYSPDVYEQDPPLVRRLEDSVAKPGSKETMAAR; this comes from the coding sequence ATGCCGGTGCCACGGCCGCCGCCCCCGCCCCCGCCCCCGATCCGGCCCCCCCCCTCCGAGGCTCCGGCTCCCCTCAGTGTGCCCGAGGCCACCAGTGTGAGTGCCGCCCCACTGCTGGGCGCCCTGGGGCAAGATCCCCTGGGCAGTCATCTCGCCGCTCTGTATGCCGAGCGCCTCTACGCGCCGTTTTGGGTTGAGCCGGCTGGCTTGACCCCACGGGGGCGCTTGCTGCTCGACACCTTGGGCCGAGCCCCCGAGGAAGGCCTGGATTCTGGCGCCTATGATTTGGAGAGCATCGGCCAGCGTTTGCAAAGCGGAACGGTCGAGGATCGGCTGGTTGCCGAGGCCCTGATCAGCCGGGCCACCGCCCGCTTCTTTCTCGATCGCCTCCTGGGCCAGACCCGCCGTCTTGTCTCCTTTGACGAACAGCGCTCTCTCTTGCAGCGCGAGGAAGGCCGCACTCTCCAGGGCTTGCTGGCGGACGCCGCCGCCGCACCGTCTCTCCCGGCGATGTTGGCCAGCCTCGAACCCCGCTCGCTCCAGTACCGCCGCCTTATCGGCGCCCTCGCTCACGCCCATAAGCAACATGCCGCCGGCGCCCGGCGCCCGGCCTCGGGGGGCGAACCCGCCTTGGCCACCATGCCCGGCCCCTCCATTCGGCCCGGCGATCAGGATCCCCGAGTGCCCCTGGTGCGTCGGCGTCTGGGGGGAGGAGGCGGGGCTTCGCCCGTGTACGACGCCACCCTTGTGGACGCCGTGCGAGCCTTTCAAAGCGTCCATGGCCTGACCCCCGATGGCATCTTGGGCCGCGAAACCTTGAGCGAACTGGCGCATGGCCCGGCCGTGGGGGTCGATCGTCTGCGCCTTGCCCTGGAGCGCTGGCGCCTGCTGCCGCGCAACCTGGGGTCGATTCATCTCTTGGTCAATGTGCCGCAGTACGAGCTTTTTGTGTATGAGGGCCAGCGCGAGGCCTTGCGCATGCGCGTTGCGGTCGGCCGGCCCAATGACCCGACGCCGCTGTTCAGCGACGACATTGATTATATGGAATTCAACCCCTACTGGAATGTTCCCGCCTCCATCGCCCGGGAGGAAGTCTTGCCGCGTCAGGCCGAGGATCCGGCCTATCTCGCGCGCCGCGGCTTCACGTTGGTACCACGCGACGCCGGCCAACGCGAGGAGGACGCCGAGGCCGTGTCTGCCCGCTCCTACCGTCTGCGCCAGGATCCGGGCCCCAACAACCCCTTGGGAACGGTCAAGTTCATGTTCCCGAACAAATACGCGGTCTACCTTCACGACACCAACGCCCCAAGGGTCTTCGGGCGGTCCTTTCGGGCGGTGAGCCATGGCTGCGTCCGCGTTCAGGAGCCGGCAGCCCTCGCCGATTACCTCCTGGGGCGCTTTACGGCGCGACCGGGGCAAACGGCTCTGTCCTTTAAGGGGACGCGCCCCCGGGTGGTTCGGCTGGCTTGGCCGGCCCCCGTGCATTTGACCTACTTCACAGCCTGGATCGATGCCCCGGGCGGCCCCGTGCGCTATAGCCCGGATGTCTACGAACAAGATCCGCCGCTGGTGCGGCGCCTGGAAGACTCGGTCGCCAAGCCCGGCAGCAAGGAGACCATGGCTGCGCGCTGA
- a CDS encoding sulfotransferase: MSQDQTEPEGEARLFEGIAPHAVACPLDPGGLAARARRIMASQTPVFFAARRSHGDPSRLPVFLVGLATPTAKRIRAVLSAHSHIHGAPSLGLIPALVASLESWDRHYGRARVFPESLEALSADDSLKAAQWVLQRLQEEAPGADHVLDGQGLDAALVGLVHLLLPQAPLIVCLDAAHAGNADTRPREWRRLQAVQQRLLHHWRAVLPGRLIEVSGEDLHAQPRETLHSLFARLGLGFEERLLQVMTPPAGPEVPGAFVGAAVAHIRAGRLAQAEATLGEVLRQVPGHPAAVHLLGVVHFRQGHPESALHLMRQSLELIGTPVREWQHNLAVVRKALKARLQKGAGEDLPEISEPPG, from the coding sequence ATGAGCCAGGACCAGACGGAACCGGAAGGGGAAGCAAGGCTGTTCGAGGGAATCGCGCCGCACGCCGTGGCTTGCCCGCTCGATCCTGGGGGCTTGGCCGCGCGGGCCAGGAGAATCATGGCCTCCCAGACACCGGTCTTTTTCGCCGCCCGGCGCAGCCATGGCGATCCCTCCCGCTTGCCGGTGTTTCTGGTCGGTCTGGCCACGCCCACGGCCAAGCGGATTCGGGCCGTTTTGTCGGCCCATTCCCACATTCACGGCGCTCCGTCGCTGGGGCTTATCCCCGCCTTGGTCGCAAGCCTCGAATCCTGGGATCGCCATTATGGCCGGGCACGTGTGTTCCCGGAAAGCTTGGAGGCCCTGTCGGCCGACGATTCCCTCAAAGCGGCGCAATGGGTTCTTCAGCGTCTGCAAGAAGAGGCTCCGGGGGCCGACCATGTCCTTGATGGCCAGGGGCTTGATGCTGCCTTGGTGGGACTGGTCCATCTCTTGTTGCCTCAGGCCCCCTTGATCGTCTGCCTGGACGCCGCTCACGCCGGCAACGCCGACACGAGGCCAAGGGAGTGGCGCCGCTTGCAGGCCGTTCAACAGCGTTTGCTCCATCACTGGCGGGCCGTGTTGCCCGGTCGGTTGATCGAGGTGTCCGGGGAGGACCTGCACGCGCAGCCGCGCGAGACCCTTCACAGCTTGTTCGCGCGCCTTGGCTTGGGGTTTGAGGAGCGCCTGCTCCAGGTCATGACGCCGCCGGCCGGGCCCGAAGTGCCAGGAGCGTTTGTGGGAGCCGCCGTCGCCCATATCCGGGCCGGGCGTCTTGCCCAGGCCGAAGCCACGTTGGGCGAGGTTTTACGCCAAGTGCCAGGCCATCCCGCCGCCGTTCATCTTCTTGGGGTTGTTCACTTTCGCCAGGGGCATCCCGAATCGGCGCTGCATCTGATGCGACAGTCTCTCGAGCTTATCGGCACGCCGGTGCGCGAGTGGCAACACAATCTGGCCGTCGTGCGCAAGGCGCTCAAGGCCCGGCTTCAGAAAGGAGCGGGGGAAGATCTTCCAGAGATCTCTGAGCCTCCGGGCTAG
- a CDS encoding 23S rRNA (adenine(2030)-N(6))-methyltransferase RlmJ encodes MNYDHAFHAGNFADVLKHACLCLCLVHLRQKDKPFVVFDTHAGQGRFDLAGPQAQKTQEAARGIVRLLTRPGPRPDALIPYVDAVRALGWVNGALRAYPGSPLLAHHLMRPRDRLVVAELHPVHVRALGALLGGRAQTRVEARDGYSVLKALLPPTERRGLVLIDPPFERRDEFTALARALRESLKRWASGTYLVWYPIKDEAAVAAFLASVAEEAPCPGLVARLQVRPATAGSGLAGTGLLVLNPPFALSEALPSLLPWLAETLGEAGQGTWHLSDLGRP; translated from the coding sequence ATGAATTATGATCATGCCTTCCACGCCGGCAACTTCGCCGATGTCTTGAAGCATGCCTGCCTGTGCCTGTGCCTTGTTCACCTGCGCCAGAAGGACAAGCCCTTCGTGGTCTTCGACACCCATGCGGGTCAGGGACGCTTCGATCTTGCTGGCCCCCAGGCGCAAAAAACGCAAGAGGCGGCGCGCGGCATCGTTCGCTTGCTGACGCGGCCGGGCCCCCGCCCCGACGCGCTTATCCCTTATGTGGACGCGGTCCGCGCCCTGGGATGGGTCAATGGCGCCCTTCGGGCTTATCCGGGCAGTCCCTTGCTGGCGCACCACCTGATGCGTCCGCGTGACCGGCTGGTGGTGGCCGAGCTGCATCCGGTCCATGTCCGGGCCCTGGGCGCCTTGCTGGGCGGACGGGCGCAGACGCGCGTCGAGGCCCGCGATGGCTATAGCGTGCTCAAGGCGCTGCTGCCGCCCACCGAGCGGCGCGGCTTGGTGCTGATCGACCCCCCGTTTGAACGGCGCGACGAGTTTACCGCCCTGGCGCGGGCGCTGCGCGAGTCCTTGAAGCGCTGGGCCAGCGGAACCTATCTGGTCTGGTATCCCATCAAGGACGAGGCGGCGGTGGCGGCCTTTCTCGCGAGCGTCGCTGAGGAAGCGCCTTGTCCCGGGTTGGTGGCCCGCTTACAGGTGCGACCCGCCACGGCGGGGAGCGGTCTGGCGGGCACGGGCCTCCTGGTGCTCAACCCGCCGTTCGCCCTGAGCGAAGCCCTGCCTTCCTTGCTGCCCTGGCTGGCCGAGACCCTGGGGGAAGCGGGACAGGGGACTTGGCATTTGTCCGACCTCGGCCGCCCCTGA
- a CDS encoding pseudouridine synthase, protein MARLILFNKPFDVLSQFTDGEGRATLAQHIPVPGVYVCGRLDRDSEGLLLLTDDGALQHRLSHPRHKTPKTYWAQVEGVPTPAALETLRRGVTLNDGPARAHEVTVMDEPAGLWPRTPPIRFRARIPTTWISLSVTEGRNRMIRRMTAAVGLPTLRLIRWSVGDWTLDGLDSGAWREATGRPKA, encoded by the coding sequence ATGGCCCGCCTGATCCTCTTCAACAAACCCTTTGATGTCTTGAGCCAGTTTACCGATGGCGAGGGACGCGCCACCTTGGCCCAGCATATCCCGGTGCCGGGCGTGTACGTGTGCGGCCGGCTGGACCGTGACAGCGAGGGCCTCCTCCTGCTCACCGACGACGGCGCCTTGCAGCACCGCCTGAGCCACCCCCGCCACAAAACCCCCAAGACCTATTGGGCCCAGGTTGAAGGGGTGCCCACACCCGCGGCCCTGGAAACCTTGCGCCGAGGCGTCACCCTCAACGACGGCCCGGCCCGAGCGCACGAGGTGACGGTGATGGACGAGCCGGCCGGACTGTGGCCGCGCACCCCTCCCATTCGCTTCCGGGCCCGCATTCCCACCACCTGGATCAGCCTGAGCGTGACCGAAGGGCGCAACCGGATGATCCGGCGCATGACCGCCGCCGTGGGCCTGCCAACCCTGCGCCTGATCCGCTGGTCGGTGGGGGACTGGACCTTGGACGGGCTCGACAGTGGCGCTTGGCGCGAGGCAACGGGGAGACCAAAAGCGTGA
- a CDS encoding ParA family protein: protein MNASSSSPPASSPSVPWVLAVYNQKGGVGKTTTAASLAAILAAAGSRVLLIDLDSQGNATTALGRPFNQGPGSYEFMVGTEPLEKAWQKTRYPRLRLLSASRLLAGLDLELTQHPHPQYALRRALGLARAPIDHVIIDCPPALGLLPINALVAAHAVLLPVQCETFAHDGLVNAVFSLNRLQATFNPGLETLGILITMRSTEGVGLTLEQTLRATFERQVLTAMIPRDPEVGRAAEADRPVVTHDPDSPAGRAYLAAAVEILKREQRLRDRLAQRLPPLTDAPVPPLIPGPLPGALSDPEYAVSRARERLLTWEGKDPVKPASLPPLNTAPQPPPEMPPGLDDADIPLSSLDLLEDDLAWDPDQSWLRRLRWWIFLGLGVTLGLGLLFWRLWQETPA, encoded by the coding sequence GTGAACGCCTCTTCCTCTTCTCCCCCTGCCTCTTCCCCCTCTGTCCCCTGGGTTCTTGCGGTCTATAACCAGAAAGGCGGCGTTGGCAAAACCACCACAGCGGCCTCGCTGGCTGCCATCTTGGCGGCGGCGGGAAGCCGGGTCCTGCTGATCGACCTAGATTCCCAGGGCAACGCCACGACGGCGCTGGGGCGGCCGTTCAACCAGGGCCCCGGCAGCTACGAGTTCATGGTGGGGACCGAGCCCCTGGAGAAGGCGTGGCAAAAAACGCGCTATCCCCGACTGCGCCTGCTTTCGGCCTCCCGGCTCCTGGCCGGACTCGACTTGGAACTGACCCAACACCCTCATCCCCAATACGCCTTGCGCCGCGCCCTCGGCTTGGCGCGGGCCCCCATTGATCATGTAATCATCGATTGCCCGCCGGCCCTGGGGCTCCTGCCTATCAATGCCCTGGTGGCGGCGCATGCGGTGTTGCTGCCCGTGCAATGCGAGACCTTCGCCCACGACGGCTTGGTCAATGCCGTTTTCAGCCTGAACCGCCTGCAAGCCACCTTCAACCCGGGTCTGGAAACCCTGGGCATCCTGATCACCATGCGCTCCACGGAAGGGGTGGGTCTGACCCTGGAACAGACCCTAAGAGCCACCTTTGAGCGCCAAGTCCTCACCGCGATGATCCCCCGCGACCCTGAAGTGGGCCGAGCCGCCGAGGCCGACCGGCCGGTGGTCACCCACGACCCGGACAGCCCGGCAGGCCGCGCCTATCTTGCCGCCGCGGTGGAAATCCTCAAGCGCGAGCAGCGCCTACGCGACCGACTAGCCCAACGCCTGCCGCCGTTGACGGACGCCCCGGTCCCGCCCCTGATCCCGGGCCCCCTGCCCGGGGCACTCAGCGATCCCGAGTACGCCGTGAGCCGGGCGCGCGAGCGTTTGCTGACCTGGGAGGGCAAGGACCCCGTCAAGCCCGCCTCCCTGCCCCCGCTCAACACCGCGCCCCAGCCCCCTCCCGAGATGCCCCCGGGGCTTGACGATGCCGACATCCCTCTTTCGAGTCTGGATCTGCTGGAGGATGACCTCGCGTGGGATCCAGACCAATCCTGGCTACGACGGCTGCGCTGGTGGATTTTCCTGGGCCTGGGCGTGACCCTCGGGCTCGGCCTGCTCTTCTGGCGTCTCTGGCAAGAGACACCCGCATAG